A segment of the Chloroflexota bacterium genome:
CCAGGCAAACGGGGATGGAGGTGGAATGGCCCGGCCGGTTACAGCCTGTAGCCAATCGGATTGCCGTGACAGTATGTTCTATTTGAAATCCTATTTGCCCTTCCAGCAGATCAACATTGCGCTCAGCCGCAAGTGAAAATGGGATGTCGCCGGGTGGCGAGTACACTCTAAAAATGCCGGGTTGAGCCGTCACAAAATCGAAGGCGGGCGTAGAGGTTAAGAACTCAGCGCGGGGGTTGACCAGCCGCAAATGGTCTGTCGCCAAAGGCAGCAGATCCAATAACAAGACAAGGATCAACAGCCACTGAAATACGCGCCCACTGATATACCTTTTGAGCCAAACCCAACCCGCCGCGGTCGCGGCTATCATCACTGCCAATTGAACAACGAGTTGCCAGTGCCACTGTTGGAATAGCGCATAATAAGCAAGAAACGCCGCCATGCCACCCACAAAATAAACCCCGGCCAGTCGGAGGAGCCACTGTCGCCGTGGCCCCCATTGCCAGCGCAGGCCATCATGGTTAAGCGCTTCAACTCCCAGCCCTGCCAACAATGACGCCGCCAACCCGCCGAAAAACCAGAGCCGCGTTGGCACACGCAATAGCCGGAAGCCAGGAACGATCGCCAACGTTAAGCCAAACAATGGCGTGCTGGCCCCCAGGCTATAGACCAAAGCAAAGGCTACTAGCAATATCAACTGCCATTTGATGCGGCGCGGGGATATGCGCCAGCCAATGATAGCCAACAAAGGCGTCAGCACGCCTAAAAAAATTGTCCATTCGTGGAGATGTGTCCGCGGCGGGGCTAACAACGTAAAGAGCAACTCTGGCGGCAGGGCATAGGCGTTGGCGTCTGCAAGAGTGTAATTGGCCCGGCTATTGTAAGGCATCAATTCAATCAACGGGGCCAGCACCGCCGCGGCGAAAAGCGCAAAGGAGGCAATCATCACCCCATAAATTGCGGCCAGCCGCGCGCCCTCACGCCAACCTGCTGGTTGGCCGCCGACTGCTCGCCAAAAAGCCGGAGCGAAACGCCAAAGCCAGAATAGGGAAACCACAAACAGAGTGTAGAGAGGAATGTAAACGTGCGCCGGCAATTGCAGAGCCAAAGCCAGCCCAGCGAGCGCCGCCGCCAACAGCGAACCGTCGAGCGCCAGCTTGAACGCCAGCAATACTGCTGGAACCCAGGCCAGCCCAGCCACTGTGCCAATATGCCCCACAGCCAAATGCGCCATCATTTTAGGGGCAAAGGCAAAACTGAGACCTCCTAGTAGTGCCGCCGGGCGTGACGTATTGCCGCCGACGCGCAACAAAAGAAACGTGAAAACTCCGGCCAGAAAAACGTGCGTCGCGTCGAAGATATTAAACGCCAGTTCCGGAGGCAAAAAGACGAAAACTATATTAAGCGGATAGATGAATGCCGTGTCGGTGTCGCCGGCTAATGGCCGCCCCAGGGCCATTTGTGGCGCCCATAGCGCAAGTTGCCCGGCCCGCAAATGCGCCGCGAACTGCGTCAACTGGTGCCAATGAAGCCCGGAGATGTCAGAGCCTAAACCTGGTTGAGACCAGATGATGGAATCTGGAGTGACAAAGGAAGGCCAAAAGAACAGACCCGTAATCAACGCCAATAACAGAATTGACGCGCTATCTCGCTCAGCCCATTGCTCTATTGCTTGTTGTAGCCTGGCCGTCATCATTTGAGTCATGGGAGGTGCGCCGCTGAATTTTCCTTCAACGTTATTTCTCGCGGCGCAACTTTACGCGACAGGCCATAAAAAACGTGAAAGTCGCCAATAGATGTTTCGTTGTATGTCACTCCTAAACGGTCAAATTCAGATCGAAGCCGCCCATCGAGTGGCGGGTGATTGGTAGTGATGTAGGCCGCCCGGTCGCTGGCGGCTACCGCCGCAGTGTAGGGCCGGTAGCGATCATCGCGGGTTGTATAACTGAAATCGAGATGATAAGGCAGCGCCGCCGAGCAAAGAATGGTCTCGTTCGAAAGAAAGGCGATCGGAAATGTCACCCAGTAATTGCTGTAGCAACGAGTCTCGCCCTGCGCTTTCAGGAAATCAATCACGGCTGGCAGGTCGCGCTGATCCACTTGCGCCACTTCGTCGAACTGGGTGGTGAAGCCGGGTGGGAAATTGAGCATGGCGTCCGCGTTGCCCCAAAGGTTGAAAGAGAGGATCAAAGCCAACAAGGCTACGGCGGCTCGTGGGTATTCGCGGCGGGCGCGATTCAACAGGTCGGCAATGAAGAGAGCCATTGGCGTTGCCAGCGGCAAAAAATATCGGCCCGACGGATCGGCTCCGAACGGTGTGACAATGAAGGCGACGACGACGACGATACAGATGCTGAGCAACAACGCTCGCTTCCAATCATGCAAACTCAATTTGGCCGCCCGCCCGACAGCGCCCATAAACAACACTAGCACTATTGGCGCAAGCGGCAGGGCCAGCCAGCGCACTGCCCAGGGCGGGCGAAGGCCGATGATGACCGGCAAGCCTAACACGACGAAGGCAAATAGATGTAACAGCGGCCCGCTGGAAGCATTGGCAATCGCCGAGCCGCCCAGTTCGCTGATAGTCTCCGCCCCAAACAGCGTAGCCCACCACCACGGCGCACTGCCAAGCGCAAAACCCATCAGAGCCGACAAATAATTCGCTACAGAGTCCACAGAGAGCACGAAGAAAAATCGTGTTGTTTCTTTGCGATCCCTGTGTTCTCTTTGGTGAAGAATCAGCGCAATGCCAATTGGCAGAAGATAGACTCCGAGCAGGCCAAACGCCCAAAAGCCGAACCCGGCCAACACCCCAAACAACAGCCATTCAAGGTAGGGGCGGCCCTGTGTGGCCGCCCTTTCCCGCAGCCGGATCGTCCATAACAACAGCACGTTGCCAATCAATAGCGTCTCGCCGTAGCCGCCGAGCGTGGCGGTCGTGTACAGCGTTTCCAGCACTGTCGGCACGGCCAGCAGAAGCACGGCGGCAGTCGCCGTCCAGCGGTCGGCAAAAATTTTGAGTCCGAGCAGGTAAGTCGTTGCAACCGTGCCAAGATAAAGCGCCGCCTGCACAACCCGAATCGCCAACACACTCTGGCCAAAGAGCAAAAACGCGCCGGCAATCAGCCAGGCATCCAAACTGCCCAGATACGCCTGCCCATAAAAAAACACCGGGCGCTCGCCCTGCAAAATGTGCCGCGCCATCAACGCCACCACTGCTTCGTCGGCGTTGAAAGGCGTGACATCCAGAACCAGGATGACGGCCTTCAATCCGGCGGCCAGGGTTAGCGCCACCCACAAACCGATATTGTCTCGTATAATCGCTCGCATGGCCGGGAAAGGAAGCTCGAAGTTATCGTTTGACGTTCGCGCGCTTTTCGCGGGCTGTGCCTCACGTTTTACGCCTTACATCCCTTTCTTTATTTTCGCCCTCGCCCTCTTCCTCCGCCTCCTGCCCGGCGAGCGCATGGTGGACGACGCTTACATCACCTTTCGCTACGCCCGCAACATCGTCAACGGCCTCGGCTTCGTCTACAACCCCGGCGAGCGAGTCATGGGAACTACAACGCCGCTTTACACTCTGCTCATGGCCGGGCTGTCGTTCGTTCTCCGCACCCAAAACTTTCCTGCCCTCGCTCGCTGGGTCAACGCCCTGGCCGACGCGGCCACCTGCGCCCTGCTCGTCTCCCTCGGCGAAACATTGAGCGGCCAACGGCGGGTGGGCATCGCCGCCGGGCTGATATATGCCGTCGCCGCCTTCAGCGTGACGTTTGCCGTCGGTGGCATGGAGACTTCGATCTATATTCTCCTGATCGTTCTCACCGCCCTGCTCTACCTGCGCCAGAACCCCGGTTGGGCCGTCGCCGCCACCCTGGCCCTCCTTACTCGCCCTGATGCGCTCATCTTCCTTGGCCCTCTCTGGCTCGACTACATCCTTCGCATCCTTCTCAAGCTCCGCAATACGAAATACGGAATTCTCAATTCACAATTCTCAATTCACAAAACAGTTGCTTTCTTCATCTTTCCACTTATCGTTTGGCTCCTCTTCGCTACCTTCTACTTCGGCACGCCCATCCCGCATTCCATTGCCGCCAAAAGCGTCACCTACCAACTCCAGCCCGAAGAAGCCTTCGTCCGGCTCTGGCAACACTACAGCACTCCGTTCTACGAGCAGGCCACCCTCTTCAACTTGCCCTACGGAAACTTCTGGCCCCTGCCCGGCATCGTCTTGTACTTATCACTTTATTTGATCAGCGCCCTCGCTTTCCTCCGCCGCGACTCACGGGCAACCGCCATCCTTCTTTACCCCTGGCTCTACTTCGCAACCTTCGCCATCGCCAACCCTCTCATCTTCCGCTGGTATCTCACCCCGCCTCTGCCTTTTTATTTTCTCGGCCTCCTCGGCGGCCTCTCGCATATCGCAAACAGCTTATCGCAACGTCTTACGTCTTACGTTTTACGTTTCACGTTCCCGGCTCTTTGCGCCCTCTTCATCTTCTTCTCCCTCCGGGCCTGGGTGCTTGCGCCCGATCACGGCCCAGCCCGGCCCGCGCCCGACATGGCCTGGTTCAAACTCGAGCAACTTTACACGCAAGTCGGCAAGGAACTTGCGCCACAACTCACGGCGCAAACCGTCATCGCCGCCGGCGACATTGGCGCGCTTGGCTACTTTTCCGGCGCTCGCATTCTCGACACCATCGGTCTCGTCTCGCCCGAATCCGTGCCTTACTATCCTTTGCCAAAAGATCAGCTTGTTATCAACTACGCCATCTCCGCCAACCTCATCGCCGACCGCAAACCCGATTACGTCGTCTTCCTCGAAGTTTATGGCCGCAAAACCCTGTTGGCCGATTCCCGTTTTACTGCCAACTACACTCTCATCAAAAAGATCGCAACTGACATTTATGGCAGTGACGGGATGCTGGTGTATCAACGCAAGTAATCAATCCGCTTCATCCAAAACATGGCGATAGAACAAAACCCCCAACGGCAATAACATGGCGGCCCTGGTGAAGACGGTGCCATTAGGGCTTATCACCGGAAGCGAGGCAACCACATAACCCCACCACGGTAACGGAAAGGCTAACAAGGACAACAAACTATAGGCTGGCGAATAAGGGGAAGCGAGCGCGTTGGCAGCCAATAAAATCAACAACCGCAAGCGCCGATCTATGCGACCCGACAAAGCGGGAATAAACAACGCCAATGCGAAAGGGCCAATGATCGGCCATAACGAAACGCCAACAGTAATCGAAAGGCCGTTATCCTGAGTGGCGATGCGCGGCAGGAATTCCATCGGCCACAGCCCCCAGTTGATAAATGTCCAACCAATCACCAGAGCCGTCAGCCAACTTGTGCGCAATCGTGTTTTCCAGTCAGGCGTCCACACAAAATATAGCAGGGCTGGCACGAGGCCAATTTGCGGCTTGATCGCCAGCAAAACATAGGCGAGAGTCAGCCAGATATATTGCTTGCTACGTATCGCGTACCAGCCAAACGCAATACCTAGTACCACTAGCGGCTCTAGTTGCCCAAACGCCAGCATCCAAATTCCTGGATATGAGAGGACAAGCCAGATTGGTGAACCGCCGAGCATCCGCGCTGAAGCGTATAAGCTGGTCAGCATGAGCGCCGTAAACACAATATAGCTGGCCGGATTCCCCAAAAGCGCCAACGGTGTAACAAGAAGTAGCACAAACGGCGGGTTGAAAAAGGTTGGGTGCAACTTCCACGGCTCGTGAACACCGCCAAGCCAGGTCAATGCCGGGGCAACGTAATTCTTCTCCCAATCTCTTTCATGATCAGGGATGTTCGGCAACATAACCAACATGGCGATGCTGATTCCCAGATAAACGATCAACTCAAGATGGGGAAGTTGGCGATAGCGAGCAATCAAAGATTGCATATCAAATCTGCTTTCTCGCATAAGCAGTAAACAAGTCCAACGTATTAACAAGCATCGGCCAACTGCTCAGATTCAGTTTAGCTGCCAGCCACTCTGCCAGTCCGCCGATCCACGGCCCAAACGCCGCTCGCACCCGCCCGGCCAGATAGCCCAAACGCAAATAGCGGCCCTGCGTATGATCGCGCAAATACACAAAGCCTGCTTTCTCCAACATGGCCCGCAAGGTGGCCCGCGAAAAAAACACGACATGCATCTCCATCAGAAACGGCCAGCGCCCGCCCATCACCTTCGCCGTCAGGCTGCCAATATCAATGGTGTGGATCACAATCGTCCCGCCCGGCTTGAGCAAGCGAAAGGCATGGGCAACTTCGCACAGGGGATCGTCAAAGTGCTCGATCACATCCCACATGGTGATCACGTCAAATGACTCATCGGGCCACCCGCCATTTGCCAGAGTTCCCTGTTTCACCGCCAATCCGTTTTGTTGGGCATGCCTTGCCGCCCAGGTTGACGGTTCGATGCCCTCAGCGGCCCAACCGGCCTCAGTTGCCACTTCCACGAAGATGCCTGTGTAAGCGCCTACATCCAGCAAGCGCCGCCCAGCCGGCTCGCCGGTGAGGCGATGCAACGGTTTCAGATGTTTACGAAATGTTGCCACCCGTCCTGCTTGTTCCTGCAAGTAAAGCGGGTCTTCAACGGCTTCATAAGCCTGCAAGACAGCTTCGCCAACGCCGCGCGGGTTGGCAAACACCAGTCCGCACTGCTCGCATTGCACAATTCGATAATGCTGGCCGTAGTCGGGCGAAGTGCAATTGAACGCCGACCCGGCTTTTATTTGATGCGTTTCCGGTAGAGTGGCCGGATACAACTCGCGGCTCTGCTCCGAGCCACACAGATTGCAAGAAACATACTTCATGATGATTTGTTGATCGCTTCCTTATAAACTGCTTCAAATTTTTCCATCGCCGTCGGCCAGTCAAATTTAGCCGCCGTCGCTTTTGCCGCCGCGCTCAACTGTTGCTTTTGATCTGGAGGCAAGCTGGACGCCTGAACCAGAGTTCGGGCCGCAGAGACGGCGTCACGGTAGTCAGCCAGGAATCCATTCTGCCCGTTGATGACCACATCGCGGAATGCTTCGATGTCGTTCACCACCGGAATTAGTCCGGCGGCCATCGCTTCCAGCAATGCCAACCCGAATCCTTCGTAGGAGGCCGCACTCAAAAAAGTTTCTGCCGCGCCAAGTTCGGCGCGCAAGCCGGCGTCGTCAATCTCGCCCGTCCAGCGCGCGGCGCTGGCGATGTTCAATTCGGCGGCCTGTTGTTCAAGTTCGGCGCGAAGGTAGCCGTCGCCGACCACGACGAGTGATAGGTTGGGCTGAAGCTCACGAGCGCGGGCGAACATTTGCAACAACACGGGCAGATTTTTGTTAGGGGCCAGACGGCCCACAGTAATTACTCGCCCCGGCACAGGCCGGTGTTTAACCGATGCAAATGCTGTGTAGTCAATCGCATTGTCAATTCGCACGGCGCGGCCCGCGTGAGTCGCAAACTTGCGTTCGTCGCTGGCGCTGCTGGGGATGACAATTGCCTTCCGCAATGAGCGCGCCGTGATCAGGTTGAAATGCAATCGTTTGAGGGCGGCGTGATCGGCGGTATGAAAGAAGCCGCCGTGCGTGGAGACGACGAGTGGGCGACGATGAAGGAAGTGCGCGGCGGCCAGAAAGTCCAAAAAGAAATCGGTGTTGTGAATGTGAATCACGTCGAAGTGTCTGGCGAGGCCCAGCACGCCGGGAGCGGCAAAGAAGAGTGGGCCGCCCACGAAGGGCAAACGGTGAACGGGGAGGCCGTTCACCATTTCGTGGGCGGCAAGGGTGCCGCGCTCGTGCCAGAGCCGGTTCAGCGTGCCAATCTCGACAGTGTGGCCGCAAGCCGCCAACCGCAAGGCGAGGTCGGCCACAAATCGTTCGACGCCGCCCACCGAGGGGTAGTATTGGCGACAGATGTGAAGAATTTTCAACTCGCACTCCGTGTCGCACGCGCTAACACCGCGCCCGCGCCGATCCACATCAATGGCTCGACCACCCAATGATACCGATCCAGGTTAGCGAGGAAGATCGCGTGCGAGATCGCCGTAAGCAAGATCGCCATGAGTAGCGTGTAAGTCCAACCGCGTTTTTGCGAATCGGCGCGAAGAAACCAAACGCCGAAGAAGAATAGTGGCGTTAAAATGATTCCGCGATCACGAACCGTCCGACTCAAAAACGCCATTGCGCCATTGAGAGGCGGCCAGCTTTGATTCCAGCGCGGATCGTCTGGCAGAGACGCGCCCACTGCCTCAACTGCCCATTGATTGACCGCCGTGCGTCCATCACGAGTAGATAAACTTTGCGATAAAAAATTTGCCGCTTCATCGTGGCGGCGGTCACTGATTCCAAAGAAATAGCCAACGCCGCGAATGGCGGCGACACCGTAGTTGAATGGATTCACTTTGATGCTTTCGATAGCGTAGTTCATGAAAATTTGATCGGCTTCGGCAATCGTGTAAGTGCGATCCGAAAGTATGTCGGCGCGGATTCGCCAACCACTCATCTGACTCGCATCTTGTGTTTTGTATTGCGCGTAGCGTTCACGATAAAGATCAAACGCGGGGAAGTCCGGGTTGAACACATCATCCATATGTTGATAAATCCACCACTGCGTTCCCGTCACCGGCGAAATAGTCACGCGACCTGTGGCGCGATAGACATACAATAACCAGGGGGACAGGACGAACAACACCAGCGCGACATACATCACGGCGCGAGTTAACAAACTTTTGAGCGCCTTTCGCTTCACGCCTAGCGCCAGCATGATCGGCGGCGCGATGACGAAGCCCGCGAGCGATGGGCGCGTGAGCACAATGGCGCTGCCCAACAACGCCAGCCACATCAACATGATCCATTTGGGTTTGGATGTGTGCATCCATAACCCCCACGCCCACGCCACCAACAGAGTCGTGGCTAACGTTTCGGTCATCAAATAGTTTTCAAAAAAAACCAACGGCGGGTAGAGCGCGATGATGACACCTAACACCAAACCGATCCGCGCTGAATAAAGACGGCAGCCAAGATCGGTGGCGAGCGCGACGGTAATCACACCCAATACCGCATGAAAGAGAGTCACCATCCACGGCGATGCAGAAATGCGTAACGCTTCGCCAAGCAACATCGGATACAGCGGCGCCCGAAAAGGCAACAGCAAATCCCACGAGGCATGGTCGCGCCAATTGAGCGCCATTTGATAATAGGCAATGGAGTCGGGTGTGAGCAACAAAGGCGTAACGCTGTGAGTCATAAAACGCACAATGACAGCTATTGCGCTGGCGCTGAGAATGCACCACTTATGAGCGTTCATTGCTTGTCGCGCGATCCAGAATTTTGTCAACGATAAAGATAGGGCGTTTCCGTGTTTGATCCAAATTGCGCCACAAGTATTCGCCCAGCACGCCCAAGATCAACATCTGCACGCCCGAAGTGATCAACACGACGATCATCAACGATGCCCAACCTTCCACTTGCACATTGAGAAACAGCCGCGCAATGATCACATACACAATTGCCAATATACCCAAACCCGAAAAGGCAATCCCCGCGAACGACGCCAGGCGGATCGGCATGTACGAGAAGGCAACAAAGGTATCAATAGCGTATTTGAGCTTCTTCGTAAACGTCCAGCGCGATTGACCATGCTTGCGCGCCGCGCGATCATATAAAACAATGTGCGGCTTAAACCCCAACCAGACGATCAGATAAATCAAGTGAGCGTTTTTCTCTTCACACTGGAGCACAATATCTGCCACGTAGCGATCCACCAAAAAAAATCCCACGCCTGTTGGCGGCACTTCTTTCAATACAAGCCAGTGCAGCAAGGTATTAAACACGTTGGCAAACATGCGGCTGATAAATGGATCATCACGGTTGCGGCGCACGGCAAACACCACACGCTCCCCGGTTTGCCACGCGCGCACCATGTTCGATAAAGCCTCTATGCTATCTTGTAGATCCGCCGCGATGAACGTCACAGCCGAACCCGTCGCGTGAGTCATCCCCGTAAGGATGGCGGCGTTTGAACCAAAGTTGCGCGAGAGTTTAATAACTTTCACTCTCGCATCTTCAGCGGCAATGCTTTTCAAAACATCAAAAGATCGATCACCCGATCCATCATCTACGAACACAAACTCACATATCAGATCAGTGTGTTGCTCGGCAAACGCGTACAACATTCGATGTAGTTCGACAAGCGAGTCTTGGTTGTAATAAACAGGAACAACAATAGAGAGTGTTCGCATAGCAAACTCCTTATCTTACCAATAAAGACATGATCACAGATATTGCATTCGTCGCCGATCACCGCGCCTGCTAACACATGAGCAAACGCCCACACCCGAGTCCGCGCGCCGACACGCGCCCCCGACTCAACAATTGCCTTCTCGTGAATAAATGCCGACGTATGAACATTCATCTTCGTTTTCTCCATATAACGATCATCCACCAAACACTCCAAGCGATCAAGGTGATAAGCGAAATTTTCCAACCCATTCGCCAACGAAGCGGATCGTAGATTAAACAAATCGTGTGATCGCCCGATTCAATTTTGACACCGATCAACGCCTCTTCAACTCGCTCCACCTTCACAGGGATGCCGTCAACCGTTGCCCGCCACCCGGGCGCCCATGAGTCGCTGACGATCAACTGTGTTGACTCATTTGCGCCGGCTTTGATCTCGTACATCCCCGCTTCACGTCTGACGATCTCAGCCTTGCCGTTGGCGATTCGCGCACGTGGTTGCCAACGCAGGTTTTCATAGACGAGATGATCATTTTGAAAAACTAATTTGAAGTTAGGATCGTTCAGTGGCGCCTTGGTCGAGACGAATCGCACATTCAACCGCCCCAACTTCTCCGCGTCGGGGATCGCAGTTGGAACACGATCATACAAACACGATGGCACCGCCGTTGCGTATTGAGCTTTGAGGCAACCTGTCGCCTCATTGATCGCCCGCACTGAATGACTCAACTGCAATGACAATAATCCATCCAACGTATCAATGCCGCGTTCAGCCGCCAACGCATATTGAAAGTCACCACTCGGAGAATACA
Coding sequences within it:
- a CDS encoding YfhO family protein, producing MTQMMTARLQQAIEQWAERDSASILLLALITGLFFWPSFVTPDSIIWSQPGLGSDISGLHWHQLTQFAAHLRAGQLALWAPQMALGRPLAGDTDTAFIYPLNIVFVFLPPELAFNIFDATHVFLAGVFTFLLLRVGGNTSRPAALLGGLSFAFAPKMMAHLAVGHIGTVAGLAWVPAVLLAFKLALDGSLLAAALAGLALALQLPAHVYIPLYTLFVVSLFWLWRFAPAFWRAVGGQPAGWREGARLAAIYGVMIASFALFAAAVLAPLIELMPYNSRANYTLADANAYALPPELLFTLLAPPRTHLHEWTIFLGVLTPLLAIIGWRISPRRIKWQLILLVAFALVYSLGASTPLFGLTLAIVPGFRLLRVPTRLWFFGGLAASLLAGLGVEALNHDGLRWQWGPRRQWLLRLAGVYFVGGMAAFLAYYALFQQWHWQLVVQLAVMIAATAAGWVWLKRYISGRVFQWLLILVLLLDLLPLATDHLRLVNPRAEFLTSTPAFDFVTAQPGIFRVYSPPGDIPFSLAAERNVDLLEGQIGFQIEHTVTAIRLATGCNRPGHSTSIPVCLDDITPTSVPDAYRLGLLNVRYIVAPYILSDLNLKAVFHHEQDWVYENLLWQPRARLKGDGTVEIVKRGAGEYELKVLALEPSQLVVSETWLPGWQATVDGKSVVTQRVEEALIGVAVESGQHHIRLSYNPLGWRIGWPVSLASLAGLMVWVIIEVANRRRHDD
- a CDS encoding glycosyltransferase family 39 protein, coding for MRAIIRDNIGLWVALTLAAGLKAVILVLDVTPFNADEAVVALMARHILQGERPVFFYGQAYLGSLDAWLIAGAFLLFGQSVLAIRVVQAALYLGTVATTYLLGLKIFADRWTATAAVLLLAVPTVLETLYTTATLGGYGETLLIGNVLLLWTIRLRERAATQGRPYLEWLLFGVLAGFGFWAFGLLGVYLLPIGIALILHQREHRDRKETTRFFFVLSVDSVANYLSALMGFALGSAPWWWATLFGAETISELGGSAIANASSGPLLHLFAFVVLGLPVIIGLRPPWAVRWLALPLAPIVLVLFMGAVGRAAKLSLHDWKRALLLSICIVVVVAFIVTPFGADPSGRYFLPLATPMALFIADLLNRARREYPRAAVALLALILSFNLWGNADAMLNFPPGFTTQFDEVAQVDQRDLPAVIDFLKAQGETRCYSNYWVTFPIAFLSNETILCSAALPYHLDFSYTTRDDRYRPYTAAVAASDRAAYITTNHPPLDGRLRSEFDRLGVTYNETSIGDFHVFYGLSRKVAPREITLKENSAAHLP
- a CDS encoding DUF2029 domain-containing protein, with product MQSLIARYRQLPHLELIVYLGISIAMLVMLPNIPDHERDWEKNYVAPALTWLGGVHEPWKLHPTFFNPPFVLLLVTPLALLGNPASYIVFTALMLTSLYASARMLGGSPIWLVLSYPGIWMLAFGQLEPLVVLGIAFGWYAIRSKQYIWLTLAYVLLAIKPQIGLVPALLYFVWTPDWKTRLRTSWLTALVIGWTFINWGLWPMEFLPRIATQDNGLSITVGVSLWPIIGPFALALFIPALSGRIDRRLRLLILLAANALASPYSPAYSLLSLLAFPLPWWGYVVASLPVISPNGTVFTRAAMLLPLGVLFYRHVLDEAD
- a CDS encoding class I SAM-dependent methyltransferase → MKYVSCNLCGSEQSRELYPATLPETHQIKAGSAFNCTSPDYGQHYRIVQCEQCGLVFANPRGVGEAVLQAYEAVEDPLYLQEQAGRVATFRKHLKPLHRLTGEPAGRRLLDVGAYTGIFVEVATEAGWAAEGIEPSTWAARHAQQNGLAVKQGTLANGGWPDESFDVITMWDVIEHFDDPLCEVAHAFRLLKPGGTIVIHTIDIGSLTAKVMGGRWPFLMEMHVVFFSRATLRAMLEKAGFVYLRDHTQGRYLRLGYLAGRVRAAFGPWIGGLAEWLAAKLNLSSWPMLVNTLDLFTAYARKQI
- a CDS encoding glycosyltransferase family 4 protein is translated as MKILHICRQYYPSVGGVERFVADLALRLAACGHTVEIGTLNRLWHERGTLAAHEMVNGLPVHRLPFVGGPLFFAAPGVLGLARHFDVIHIHNTDFFLDFLAAAHFLHRRPLVVSTHGGFFHTADHAALKRLHFNLITARSLRKAIVIPSSASDERKFATHAGRAVRIDNAIDYTAFASVKHRPVPGRVITVGRLAPNKNLPVLLQMFARARELQPNLSLVVVGDGYLRAELEQQAAELNIASAARWTGEIDDAGLRAELGAAETFLSAASYEGFGLALLEAMAAGLIPVVNDIEAFRDVVINGQNGFLADYRDAVSAARTLVQASSLPPDQKQQLSAAAKATAAKFDWPTAMEKFEAVYKEAINKSS
- a CDS encoding glycosyltransferase family 39 protein, coding for MLLGEALRISASPWMVTLFHAVLGVITVALATDLGCRLYSARIGLVLGVIIALYPPLVFFENYLMTETLATTLLVAWAWGLWMHTSKPKWIMLMWLALLGSAIVLTRPSLAGFVIAPPIMLALGVKRKALKSLLTRAVMYVALVLFVLSPWLLYVYRATGRVTISPVTGTQWWIYQHMDDVFNPDFPAFDLYRERYAQYKTQDASQMSGWRIRADILSDRTYTIAEADQIFMNYAIESIKVNPFNYGVAAIRGVGYFFGISDRRHDEAANFLSQSLSTRDGRTAVNQWAVEAVGASLPDDPRWNQSWPPLNGAMAFLSRTVRDRGIILTPLFFFGVWFLRADSQKRGWTYTLLMAILLTAISHAIFLANLDRYHWVVEPLMWIGAGAVLARATRSAS
- a CDS encoding glycosyltransferase family 2 protein, coding for MRTLSIVVPVYYNQDSLVELHRMLYAFAEQHTDLICEFVFVDDGSGDRSFDVLKSIAAEDARVKVIKLSRNFGSNAAILTGMTHATGSAVTFIAADLQDSIEALSNMVRAWQTGERVVFAVRRNRDDPFISRMFANVFNTLLHWLVLKEVPPTGVGFFLVDRYVADIVLQCEEKNAHLIYLIVWLGFKPHIVLYDRAARKHGQSRWTFTKKLKYAIDTFVAFSYMPIRLASFAGIAFSGLGILAIVYVIIARLFLNVQVEGWASLMIVVLITSGVQMLILGVLGEYLWRNLDQTRKRPIFIVDKILDRATSNERS
- a CDS encoding YfhO family protein — its product is MYIVGGMTALAIYAVLFQRWHGQLALQLIAFVAFLALFFAWMRDRISARLLQWSLIPLLLFDLLPLDANYIQLNNVKAELFAPSPSFEFIASQNGIFRVYSPSGDFQYALAAERGIDTLDGLLSLQLSHSVRAINEATGCLKAQYATAVPSCLYDRVPTAIPDAEKLGRLNVRFVSTKAPLNDPNFKLVFQNDHLVYENLRWQPRARIANGKAEIVRREAGMYEIKAGANESTQLIVSDSWAPGWRATVDGIPVKVERVEEALIGVKIESGDHTICLIYDPLRWRMGWKISLITLIAWSVWWMIVIWRKRR